The sequence below is a genomic window from Thioalkalivibrio sp. ALJ12.
ACGCGATCCCGCAGCCGGCCGAGCTGGCGATCGACGTCGAGGTGGACAAGGAGGCCCGCAGCGTCACCGTGCGTGATAATGGCATCGGCATGTCGCGCGACGAGGTCATCGAGCACATCGGCACCATCGCGCGTTCCGGCACGAAGGCCTTCCTCGACAAGCTGACTGGCGACCAGAAGAAGGACTCGCAGCTGATCGGCCAGTTTGGCGTCGGGTTCTACTCCTCGTTCATCGTGGCTGATCACGTCCGCCTCGAGACGCGTCGCGCGGGGACGCCCGGGGAGGCCGGTACCCGCTGGGAGTCGCGCGGCGATGGCGAGTACACCCTGACCGACTGCGAGCGCCCCGAGGCCGGCACCGAGATCACGCTGACGCTGAAGGAGGATGCCGACGAATTCCTCGAGTCCTTCCGTCTGCGTCACATCATCAGCCGCTACTCCGACCACGTGGCGTTCCCGATCCGTATGCGCAAGGCCGATGACGACGGCAAGCCCACCGACGAGTGGGAGACCGTCAACCGCGCCAGCGCACTGTGGACCCGGCCGAAGAGCGAGATCAGCGACGACGAGTACCGCGAGTTCTACAAGCACGTCGCACACGACTTCGAGGATCCGTCCGCCTGGACCCACAACCATGTCGAGGGGCGTCAGGAGTACACCACGCTGTTCTACATCCCCAAACGCGCCCCGTTCGACCTGTGGGACCGCGACGCGCGCCACGGCGTCAAGCTCTACGTGAAGCGCGTGTTCATCATGGACGACGCCGAGAAGCTCCTGCCCAACTACCTGCGCTTCGTGCGCGGGGTGGTGGACTCGGCCGATCTTCCGCTGAACGTCTCGCGCGAGATCCTGCAGGACAACCGCCTGGTCGACTCGATCCGTTCCGGCTCGGTCAAGAAGATCCTCGGCCTGCTGGAGAGCATTGCGAAGAACGAGCCGGAGAACTATGCCGAGATCTGGCA
It includes:
- the htpG gene encoding molecular chaperone HtpG, translated to MTDTQTASAAEGHTETRRFETEVSQLLQLMIHSLYSNREIFLRELISNGADACDKLRFEALAQPDAIPQPAELAIDVEVDKEARSVTVRDNGIGMSRDEVIEHIGTIARSGTKAFLDKLTGDQKKDSQLIGQFGVGFYSSFIVADHVRLETRRAGTPGEAGTRWESRGDGEYTLTDCERPEAGTEITLTLKEDADEFLESFRLRHIISRYSDHVAFPIRMRKADDDGKPTDEWETVNRASALWTRPKSEISDDEYREFYKHVAHDFEDPSAWTHNHVEGRQEYTTLFYIPKRAPFDLWDRDARHGVKLYVKRVFIMDDAEKLLPNYLRFVRGVVDSADLPLNVSREILQDNRLVDSIRSGSVKKILGLLESIAKNEPENYAEIWQNFGRVLKEGPGEDHANREQIAGLLRFASTQNDDDTQNASLADYIGRMKDGQDAIYVISADNASAARNSPHLEIFRKHGIEVLLLSDRVDEWLLSHLREFDGKPIKNVAKGDLDLDKIIGEDAAKEGAADDSAKADEDLGDLPERIQAALGERVDSVRASKRLVDSPACIVLGEHEMALYLQELLKQAGQETFSSKPVLEINPKHPLVERLRAAEGDDFGDLASLLFDQSLLAEGGQLEDPSGFVSRLNRLLLQKA